One segment of Panicum virgatum strain AP13 chromosome 1K, P.virgatum_v5, whole genome shotgun sequence DNA contains the following:
- the LOC120655901 gene encoding pentatricopeptide repeat-containing protein At1g11290, chloroplastic-like: MLSLATPSPPPLTPGGSTAAPASSVALLRGAAARRDAQLTSAAHAALLKSGALHPAQPLSASNSLLHAYLQCGLLPRALRVLDEMPRRDAATYAPLISAHCRRGAPLDALRAFLDMLAWGGAGDQACGLARDGRLGRMVHGYLVAGGFCGDPFVVGSLVNMYAKVGDVVSARRLVLRLPCRDVVSWTTIVSGCVLNGMLEEALEVFVMMLEDGVLPNNVTMLSVIQACSLMGASELFGPVHALVVLLELEDDASVVNSLIMMYAKNGFVREAMRLFNGAYLKSGNLCSNEDVLAAILYGCTISGSPKNGEGFQAHLIKMGASLSIGVENSLMGMYARFEQVDAVHLVFSGMEAKDIVSWNTIISCLAKSDHVNEAMELFSALHAGGDGLAPDFVTILSIVQACSNAGLLHQGQMLHGCIMKSGFLHDVSICNALISMYAKLGRIDFAQMIFEGMDIKDLVSWNSMINTYGMHGDGHSALRIFNQLKEAGTPVPNAITFVSVISACSHAGLISEGYKCFESMRTDHGIEPSMDHYACVVDLLGRSGRFVEAEEFIRDMPVPPNSSIWGPLLAACQLHVNVDLAEKAAKELSALEPESDIWRVSLANTYALAGRWKDAAMIRTEMKRVGLRKETGWSFVDVGGVEGFKFVSADTRHHEAEKIYSVWHGMNKHMADLAADVHKLGPISTV, from the exons ATGCTCTCACTCGCGACCCCTTCGCCGCCACCGCTTACGCCGGGCGGCAGCACCGCCGCTCCCGCCTCTTCCGTCGCCCTCCTCCGCGGGGCCGCGGCTCGGCGCGACGCGCAGCTCACCTCCGCGGCCCACGCGGCCCTCCTCAAGTCCGGCGCTCTCCACCCCGCGCAGCCCCTCTCCGCGTCGAACTCCCTGCTGCACGCCTACCTCCAATGCggcctcctcccccgcgcgctccGCGTGCTCGACGAGATGCCCCGCCGCGACGCGGCCACCTACGCCCCCCTCATCTccgcgcactgccgccgcggcgccccccTGGACGCCCTCCGCGCCTTCCTGGACATGCTGGcctggggcggcgccggcgaccag GCCTGCGGGCTCGCCAGGGACGGGAGGCTGGGGAGGATGGTGCACGGCTACCTCGTGGCAGGTGGGTTCTGCGGCGACCCCTTCGTGGTTGGCTCCTTGGTCAACATGTACGCCAAGGTTGGGGATGTGGTGAGCGCGCGGAGGCTGGTCCTTAGGTTGCCCTGCAGAGATGTTGTCTCTTGGACGACCATCGTATCAGGGTGCGTGCTCAATGGTATGCTCGAAGAGGCCCTCGAGGTGTTCGTCATGATGCTGGAAGATGGTGTCCTCCCGAACAATGTCACAATGCTGAGCGTCATCCAGGCGTGCTCTTTGATGGGCGCCTCGGAATTGTTCGGTCCGGTGCACGCTCTTGTTGTTCTGTTGGAGCTCGAAGACGATGCCTCAGTGGTGAATTCTCTCATCATGATGTATGCAAAGAATGGATTTGTTCGAGAAGCTATGCGGCTTTTTAATGGTGCGTACCTGAAGAGTGGGAATCTGTGTTCTAATGAGGATGTTCTCGCGGCAATTCTGTACGGCTGCACCATTTCAGGATCCCCAAAGAATGGGGAGGGATTCCAGGCACACCTGATTAAAATGGGTGCTTCCCTGAGCATTGGCGTTGAGAACTCCCTCATGGGCATGTATGCTAGATTCGAGCAAGTTGATGCAGTTCATTTGGTGTTCAGTGGCATGGAAGCTAAAGACATTGTCTCATGGAACACCATTATCTCGTGCCTTGCCAAAAGTGACCATGTGAACGAAGCCATGGAGCTTTTCAGCGCTCTTCATGCTGGTGGTGATGGGCTTGCTCCTGACTTTGTCACGATCTTGAGCATTGTGCAGGCTTGCTCCAATGCCGGATTACTGCATCAAGGGCAGATGCTCCACGGATGCATCATGAAATCTGGTTTCTTGCATGATGTTTCAATATGCAATGCTCTCATAAGTATGTATGCTAAGTTAGGAAGAATTGATTTTGCTCAGATGATCTTTGAGGGGATGGATATCAAGGACCTTGTTTCCTGGAATTCAATGATCAATACTTATGGGATGCATGGAGATGGTCACTCAGCTCTAAGGATTTTCAACCAGCTGAAAGAAGCTGGAACTCCTGTGCCAAATGCTATCACATTTGTGAGTGTGATATCAGCTTGCAGTCACGCTGGTTTGATTTCAGAAGGCTACAAGTGCTTCGAAAGCATGAGAACGGACCATGGCATTGAACCTAGCATGGACCATTATGCCTGCGTAGTTGATCTGCTTGGAAGATCTGGGAGGTTTGTTGAAGCAGAAGAATTCATCAGGGATATGCCTGTACCTCCCAACTCATCCATCTGGGGGCCTCTTCTGGCTGCTTGCCAGCTTCATGTGAATGTTGATCTTGCAGAAAAGGCTGCTAAGGAATTGTCAGCCTTGGAACCTGAGAGCGACATATGGAGAGTCTCCTTGGCAAATACATACGCCTTGGCTGGGAGATGGAAAGATGCTGCAATGATTAGGACAGAAATGAAGAGAGTCGGTTTGAGAAAGGAGACAGGGTGGAGCTTTGTAGATGTTGGAGGGGTTGAGGGTTTTAAGTTTGTATCAGCAGATACTAGGCATCATGAAGCAGAAAAGATATATTCAGTATGGCACGGTATGAACAAGCACATGGCAGACCTAGCTGCTGATGTGCATAAACTAGGTCCAATTAGTACAGTTTAG
- the LOC120712619 gene encoding 2-C-methyl-D-erythritol 2,4-cyclodiphosphate synthase, chloroplastic produces the protein MATASSLFLASSPISTAPRTRTGPAASCPPAARPSLRLRQRPSPAVAAAVQAEHQPAVAAAPKPPALPFRVGHGFDLHRLEPNLPLIIGGINIPHDRGCEAHSDGDVLLHCVVDAILGALGLPDIGQIFPDSDLRWKGADSSVFMREAVKLMHEAGYELGNLDATLILQKPKLSPFKETIRSNLCDLLGADPSVVNLKAKTHEKVDSLGENRSIAAHTVVLLMRK, from the exons atggccaccgcctcctccctcttcctcgCCTCGTCCCCCATCTCCACCGCGCCGCGAACCCGCACCGGCCCCGCGGCGTCCTGCCCTCCCGCCGCCCGGCCgtccctgcgcctccggcagaGGCCGTCCCCGGCCGTCGCGGCCGCCGTGCAGGCCGAGCACCAGCCCGCCGTGGCCGCAGCGCCGAAGCCGCCCGCGCTCCCGTTCCGCGTCGGACACGGGTTTGACCTCCACCGCCTCGAACCGAACCTCCCGCTCATCATCGGCGGCATCAACATCCCCCACGACCGTGGCTGCGAGGCCCACTCCGACG GGGACGTGCTGCTGCACTGCGTGGTGGACGCGATTCTCGGCGCGCTGGGGCTGCCAGACATCGGGCAGATCTTCCCAGACTCGGACCTACGGTGGAAGGGTGCCGATTCTTCCGTGTTCATGAGGGAAGCT GTGAAATTGATGCATGAAGCGGGCTATGAGCTGGGCAACCTTGATGCTACACTGATCTTGCAAAAACCAAAACTCAGTCCATTCAAGGAGACAATCCGATCCAACTTGTGTGACCTACTTGGGGCAGATCCATCTGTCGTCAATCTCAAGGCCAAGACTCACGAGAAAGTTGACAGTCTAGGGGAAAACAGGAGCATAGCTGCCCATACTGTAGTTCTCCTGATGCGGAAGTAG
- the LOC120712595 gene encoding protein REVEILLE 6-like isoform X2, whose amino-acid sequence MVSASTPPPPSDAAGSGEDASKKVRKPYTITKSRENWTEQEHDKFLEALQLFDRDWKKIEAFVGSKTVIQIRSHAQKYFLKVQKNGTSEHVPPPRPKRKAAHPYPQKASKNESTYGLKTDSSSVHRNSGMNATVSSWAVSSIPPAVASSMVKDLGPGTLGPNNFCSSSNEVPPRTWQPGGANDRINQVPSLRLMPDFAQVYSFLGSVFDPSTSGHLQKLKEMNPIDVETALLLMRNLSINLTSPDFEDQRKLLSSYSTSDGLELGSSRSSALATSTPFMIKGE is encoded by the exons ATGGTCTCCgccagcacgccgccgccgccgtccgacgCGGCCGGGTCGGGGGAGGACGCCAGCAAGAAGGTGCGGAAGCCGTACACCATCACCAAGTCGCGGGAGAACTGGACGGAGCAGGAGCACGACAAGTTCCTCGAGGCCCTGCAGCT CTTTGACCGTGACTGGAAGAAGATAGAGGCTTTTGTTGGCTCCAAGACTGTCATACAG ATAAGGAGCCATGCACAGAAGTACTTTTTGAAGGTTCAGAAAAATGGAACCAGTGAACATGTCCCGCCTCCACGACCAAAGCGAAAAGCTGCTCATCCATATCCTCAGAAGGCCTCCAAGAATG AATCAACCTATGGACTTAAGACAGATTCATCTTCCGTCCATAGGAACTCTGGCATGAATGCGACTGTTTCTTCATGGGCTGTTAGTTCCATCCCACCAGCTGTTGCCTCGTCGATGGTGAAAG ATTTGGGTCCTGGAACTCTGGGTCCAAACAATTTTTGCTCAAGCAGTAATGAAGTCCCTCCAAGGACATGGCAACCTGGTGGAGCAAATGATCGAATAAATCAAGTTCCGTCACTTCGCC TTATGCCGGATTTTGCGCAAGTGTACAGCTTCTTAGGTAGTGTTTTTGATCCAAGCACAAGTGGTCATTTGCAGAAACTTAAGGAGATGAATCCAATTGATGTTGAAACG GCATTGTTGTTGATGAGGAATCTCTCCATCAATTTGACCAGTCCTGATTTTGAAGATCAA AGGAAGTTGCTGTCCTCATATAGCACTTCTGATGGACTTGAGCTAGGGAGTTCCAGGAGTTCAGCTCTAGCGACGAGTACACCTTTCAT GATTAAAGGCGAATAG
- the LOC120712595 gene encoding protein REVEILLE 6-like isoform X1 has translation MVSASTPPPPSDAAGSGEDASKKVRKPYTITKSRENWTEQEHDKFLEALQLFDRDWKKIEAFVGSKTVIQIRSHAQKYFLKVQKNGTSEHVPPPRPKRKAAHPYPQKASKNESTYGLKTDSSSVHRNSGMNATVSSWAVSSIPPAVASSMVKEDLGPGTLGPNNFCSSSNEVPPRTWQPGGANDRINQVPSLRLMPDFAQVYSFLGSVFDPSTSGHLQKLKEMNPIDVETALLLMRNLSINLTSPDFEDQRKLLSSYSTSDGLELGSSRSSALATSTPFMIKGE, from the exons ATGGTCTCCgccagcacgccgccgccgccgtccgacgCGGCCGGGTCGGGGGAGGACGCCAGCAAGAAGGTGCGGAAGCCGTACACCATCACCAAGTCGCGGGAGAACTGGACGGAGCAGGAGCACGACAAGTTCCTCGAGGCCCTGCAGCT CTTTGACCGTGACTGGAAGAAGATAGAGGCTTTTGTTGGCTCCAAGACTGTCATACAG ATAAGGAGCCATGCACAGAAGTACTTTTTGAAGGTTCAGAAAAATGGAACCAGTGAACATGTCCCGCCTCCACGACCAAAGCGAAAAGCTGCTCATCCATATCCTCAGAAGGCCTCCAAGAATG AATCAACCTATGGACTTAAGACAGATTCATCTTCCGTCCATAGGAACTCTGGCATGAATGCGACTGTTTCTTCATGGGCTGTTAGTTCCATCCCACCAGCTGTTGCCTCGTCGATGGTGAAAG AAGATTTGGGTCCTGGAACTCTGGGTCCAAACAATTTTTGCTCAAGCAGTAATGAAGTCCCTCCAAGGACATGGCAACCTGGTGGAGCAAATGATCGAATAAATCAAGTTCCGTCACTTCGCC TTATGCCGGATTTTGCGCAAGTGTACAGCTTCTTAGGTAGTGTTTTTGATCCAAGCACAAGTGGTCATTTGCAGAAACTTAAGGAGATGAATCCAATTGATGTTGAAACG GCATTGTTGTTGATGAGGAATCTCTCCATCAATTTGACCAGTCCTGATTTTGAAGATCAA AGGAAGTTGCTGTCCTCATATAGCACTTCTGATGGACTTGAGCTAGGGAGTTCCAGGAGTTCAGCTCTAGCGACGAGTACACCTTTCAT GATTAAAGGCGAATAG
- the LOC120712595 gene encoding protein REVEILLE 6-like isoform X4, translating to MVSASTPPPPSDAAGSGEDASKKVRKPYTITKSRENWTEQEHDKFLEALQLFDRDWKKIEAFVGSKTVIQIRSHAQKYFLKVQKNGTSEHVPPPRPKRKAAHPYPQKASKNESTYGLKTDSSSVHRNSGMNATVSSWAVSSIPPAVASSMVKDLGPGTLGPNNFCSSSNEVPPRTWQPGGANDRINQVPSLRLMPDFAQVYSFLGSVFDPSTSGHLQKLKEMNPIDVETALLLMRNLSINLTSPDFEDQRKLLSSYSTSDGLELGSSRSSALATSTPFM from the exons ATGGTCTCCgccagcacgccgccgccgccgtccgacgCGGCCGGGTCGGGGGAGGACGCCAGCAAGAAGGTGCGGAAGCCGTACACCATCACCAAGTCGCGGGAGAACTGGACGGAGCAGGAGCACGACAAGTTCCTCGAGGCCCTGCAGCT CTTTGACCGTGACTGGAAGAAGATAGAGGCTTTTGTTGGCTCCAAGACTGTCATACAG ATAAGGAGCCATGCACAGAAGTACTTTTTGAAGGTTCAGAAAAATGGAACCAGTGAACATGTCCCGCCTCCACGACCAAAGCGAAAAGCTGCTCATCCATATCCTCAGAAGGCCTCCAAGAATG AATCAACCTATGGACTTAAGACAGATTCATCTTCCGTCCATAGGAACTCTGGCATGAATGCGACTGTTTCTTCATGGGCTGTTAGTTCCATCCCACCAGCTGTTGCCTCGTCGATGGTGAAAG ATTTGGGTCCTGGAACTCTGGGTCCAAACAATTTTTGCTCAAGCAGTAATGAAGTCCCTCCAAGGACATGGCAACCTGGTGGAGCAAATGATCGAATAAATCAAGTTCCGTCACTTCGCC TTATGCCGGATTTTGCGCAAGTGTACAGCTTCTTAGGTAGTGTTTTTGATCCAAGCACAAGTGGTCATTTGCAGAAACTTAAGGAGATGAATCCAATTGATGTTGAAACG GCATTGTTGTTGATGAGGAATCTCTCCATCAATTTGACCAGTCCTGATTTTGAAGATCAA AGGAAGTTGCTGTCCTCATATAGCACTTCTGATGGACTTGAGCTAGGGAGTTCCAGGAGTTCAGCTCTAGCGACGAGTACACCTTTCATGTAA
- the LOC120712595 gene encoding protein REVEILLE 6-like isoform X3, with protein sequence MVSASTPPPPSDAAGSGEDASKKVRKPYTITKSRENWTEQEHDKFLEALQLFDRDWKKIEAFVGSKTVIQIRSHAQKYFLKVQKNGTSEHVPPPRPKRKAAHPYPQKASKNESTYGLKTDSSSVHRNSGMNATVSSWAVSSIPPAVASSMVKEDLGPGTLGPNNFCSSSNEVPPRTWQPGGANDRINQVPSLRLMPDFAQVYSFLGSVFDPSTSGHLQKLKEMNPIDVETALLLMRNLSINLTSPDFEDQRKLLSSYSTSDGLELGSSRSSALATSTPFM encoded by the exons ATGGTCTCCgccagcacgccgccgccgccgtccgacgCGGCCGGGTCGGGGGAGGACGCCAGCAAGAAGGTGCGGAAGCCGTACACCATCACCAAGTCGCGGGAGAACTGGACGGAGCAGGAGCACGACAAGTTCCTCGAGGCCCTGCAGCT CTTTGACCGTGACTGGAAGAAGATAGAGGCTTTTGTTGGCTCCAAGACTGTCATACAG ATAAGGAGCCATGCACAGAAGTACTTTTTGAAGGTTCAGAAAAATGGAACCAGTGAACATGTCCCGCCTCCACGACCAAAGCGAAAAGCTGCTCATCCATATCCTCAGAAGGCCTCCAAGAATG AATCAACCTATGGACTTAAGACAGATTCATCTTCCGTCCATAGGAACTCTGGCATGAATGCGACTGTTTCTTCATGGGCTGTTAGTTCCATCCCACCAGCTGTTGCCTCGTCGATGGTGAAAG AAGATTTGGGTCCTGGAACTCTGGGTCCAAACAATTTTTGCTCAAGCAGTAATGAAGTCCCTCCAAGGACATGGCAACCTGGTGGAGCAAATGATCGAATAAATCAAGTTCCGTCACTTCGCC TTATGCCGGATTTTGCGCAAGTGTACAGCTTCTTAGGTAGTGTTTTTGATCCAAGCACAAGTGGTCATTTGCAGAAACTTAAGGAGATGAATCCAATTGATGTTGAAACG GCATTGTTGTTGATGAGGAATCTCTCCATCAATTTGACCAGTCCTGATTTTGAAGATCAA AGGAAGTTGCTGTCCTCATATAGCACTTCTGATGGACTTGAGCTAGGGAGTTCCAGGAGTTCAGCTCTAGCGACGAGTACACCTTTCATGTAA